In a genomic window of Tachysurus vachellii isolate PV-2020 chromosome 13, HZAU_Pvac_v1, whole genome shotgun sequence:
- the rab41 gene encoding ras-related protein Rab-41 isoform X3, with the protein MSTTTGGGEFGNPLRKFKLVFLGEQSVGKTSLITRFMYDSFDNTYQATIGIDFLSKTMYLEDRTIRLQLWDTAGQERFRSLIPSYIRDSAAAVVVYDIANLNSFQQTSKWIDDVRTERGSDVIIMLVGNKTDLADKRQITTEEGEQRAKELNVMFIETSAKTGYNVKQLFRRVAAALPGMDSAPEKSKEDMIDIKLEKSPELPVTESSCSC; encoded by the exons ATGTCTACTACCACCGGCGGCGGAGAGTTCGGCAATCCTCTGCGAAAGTTCAAGCTCGTCTTTTTGGGCGAGCAGAGCG TTGGGAAGACTTCTCTGATCACCAGGTTTATGTATGACAGCTTCGATAACACCTACCAG GCAACGATTGGTATTGACTTTCTATCAAAAACCATGTATCTAGAAGATCGTACG ATTCGGCTACAGTTGTGGGACACGGCAGGGCAGGAGCGCTTCCGTAGCCTCATCCCCAGCTACATTCGTGATTCAGCAGCTGCTGTGGTGGTCTATGATATAGCAA ATCTCAATTCCTTCCAGCAAACCTCAAAATGGATAGATGATGtcaggacagagagaggaagtgatGTCATTATCATGTTGGTTGGCAACAAAACAGACTTGGCTGATAAAAG ACAGATCACCACGGAGGAGGGCGAGCAGAGGGCTAAGGAACTGAATGTCATGTTCATTGAAACCAGTGCAAAAACTGGCTACAATGTCAAACAG CTTTTTAGACGTGTTGCTGCAGCCTTGCCTGGGATGGATAGCGCACCAGAGAAAAGCAAGGAGGACA TGATTGATATCAAACTGGAGAAATCTCCAGAACTGCCGGTGACTGAGAGCAGCTGCTCATGCTAG
- the rab41 gene encoding ras-related protein Rab-41 isoform X2, with protein MSTTTGGGEFGNPLRKFKLVFLGEQSVGKTSLITRFMYDSFDNTYQATIGIDFLSKTMYLEDRTVRLQLWDTAGQERFRSLIPSYIRDSTIAVVVYDITNLNSFQQTSKWIDDVRTERGSDVIIMLVGNKTDLADKRQVSVEAAEKKARELNVMYIETSAKAGYNVKQLFRRVAAALPGMDSAPEKSKEDMIDIKLEKSPELPVTESSCSC; from the exons ATGTCTACTACCACCGGCGGCGGAGAGTTCGGCAATCCTCTGCGAAAGTTCAAGCTCGTCTTTTTGGGCGAGCAGAGCG TTGGGAAGACTTCTCTGATCACCAGGTTTATGTATGACAGCTTCGATAACACCTACCAG GCAACGATTGGTATTGACTTTCTATCAAAAACCATGTATCTAGAAGATCGTACG GTTCGGCTGCAGCTGTGGGACACTGCAGGGCAGGAGCGCTTTCGTAGCCTCATCCCCAGCTACATCCGTGACTCCACTATCGCTGTAGTGGTGTATGACATCACCA ATCTCAATTCCTTCCAGCAAACCTCAAAATGGATAGATGATGtcaggacagagagaggaagtgatGTCATTATCATGTTGGTTGGCAACAAAACAGACTTGGCTGATAAAAG GCAAGTTTCAGTAGAAGCTGCAGAGAAAAAAGCACGGGAGCTCAATGTGATGTACATAGAGACCAGCGCCAAGGCTGGTTATAACGTCAAGCAG CTTTTTAGACGTGTTGCTGCAGCCTTGCCTGGGATGGATAGCGCACCAGAGAAAAGCAAGGAGGACA TGATTGATATCAAACTGGAGAAATCTCCAGAACTGCCGGTGACTGAGAGCAGCTGCTCATGCTAG
- the rab41 gene encoding ras-related protein Rab-41 isoform X1 produces the protein MSTTTGGGEFGNPLRKFKLVFLGEQSVGKTSLITRFMYDSFDNTYQATIGIDFLSKTMYLEDRTIRLQLWDTAGQERFRSLIPSYIRDSAAAVVVYDIANLNSFQQTSKWIDDVRTERGSDVIIMLVGNKTDLADKRQVSVEAAEKKARELNVMYIETSAKAGYNVKQLFRRVAAALPGMDSAPEKSKEDMIDIKLEKSPELPVTESSCSC, from the exons ATGTCTACTACCACCGGCGGCGGAGAGTTCGGCAATCCTCTGCGAAAGTTCAAGCTCGTCTTTTTGGGCGAGCAGAGCG TTGGGAAGACTTCTCTGATCACCAGGTTTATGTATGACAGCTTCGATAACACCTACCAG GCAACGATTGGTATTGACTTTCTATCAAAAACCATGTATCTAGAAGATCGTACG ATTCGGCTACAGTTGTGGGACACGGCAGGGCAGGAGCGCTTCCGTAGCCTCATCCCCAGCTACATTCGTGATTCAGCAGCTGCTGTGGTGGTCTATGATATAGCAA ATCTCAATTCCTTCCAGCAAACCTCAAAATGGATAGATGATGtcaggacagagagaggaagtgatGTCATTATCATGTTGGTTGGCAACAAAACAGACTTGGCTGATAAAAG GCAAGTTTCAGTAGAAGCTGCAGAGAAAAAAGCACGGGAGCTCAATGTGATGTACATAGAGACCAGCGCCAAGGCTGGTTATAACGTCAAGCAG CTTTTTAGACGTGTTGCTGCAGCCTTGCCTGGGATGGATAGCGCACCAGAGAAAAGCAAGGAGGACA TGATTGATATCAAACTGGAGAAATCTCCAGAACTGCCGGTGACTGAGAGCAGCTGCTCATGCTAG
- the rab41 gene encoding ras-related protein Rab-41 isoform X4 — MSTTTGGGEFGNPLRKFKLVFLGEQSVGKTSLITRFMYDSFDNTYQATIGIDFLSKTMYLEDRTVRLQLWDTAGQERFRSLIPSYIRDSTIAVVVYDITNLNSFQQTSKWIDDVRTERGSDVIIMLVGNKTDLADKRQITTEEGEQRAKELNVMFIETSAKTGYNVKQLFRRVAAALPGMDSAPEKSKEDMIDIKLEKSPELPVTESSCSC, encoded by the exons ATGTCTACTACCACCGGCGGCGGAGAGTTCGGCAATCCTCTGCGAAAGTTCAAGCTCGTCTTTTTGGGCGAGCAGAGCG TTGGGAAGACTTCTCTGATCACCAGGTTTATGTATGACAGCTTCGATAACACCTACCAG GCAACGATTGGTATTGACTTTCTATCAAAAACCATGTATCTAGAAGATCGTACG GTTCGGCTGCAGCTGTGGGACACTGCAGGGCAGGAGCGCTTTCGTAGCCTCATCCCCAGCTACATCCGTGACTCCACTATCGCTGTAGTGGTGTATGACATCACCA ATCTCAATTCCTTCCAGCAAACCTCAAAATGGATAGATGATGtcaggacagagagaggaagtgatGTCATTATCATGTTGGTTGGCAACAAAACAGACTTGGCTGATAAAAG ACAGATCACCACGGAGGAGGGCGAGCAGAGGGCTAAGGAACTGAATGTCATGTTCATTGAAACCAGTGCAAAAACTGGCTACAATGTCAAACAG CTTTTTAGACGTGTTGCTGCAGCCTTGCCTGGGATGGATAGCGCACCAGAGAAAAGCAAGGAGGACA TGATTGATATCAAACTGGAGAAATCTCCAGAACTGCCGGTGACTGAGAGCAGCTGCTCATGCTAG